One Phycisphaera mikurensis NBRC 102666 DNA window includes the following coding sequences:
- a CDS encoding ankyrin repeat domain-containing protein, whose translation MDRSRANTWTSDALQRGDIGAIQERFAADPGYAEARDFVGDTPLLTAVSFDHLPLVAWLLDRGADPNAPVDDGYTCLLTAVESDSADSVSLVDTLLRAGADVNAAGTNGWTPLHMAAAHGHVQKARLLIGAGADVNRRKDIDGEETPLMEAAHAGRAGAVSLLLASGADASLRDTVHGRTPLDTAKSAACGLDPGVLKLIESEFPPGNAAALLSEAGVPADGLGEIAEAVGALDFRQMYRDATRKRLEEGDFAAVIRILEAHAGSLDGGERKGEDASGCSS comes from the coding sequence ATGGACAGGAGCCGAGCCAACACCTGGACCTCCGACGCGCTCCAACGCGGCGACATCGGTGCCATCCAGGAGCGGTTTGCGGCAGACCCCGGCTACGCGGAGGCCCGGGACTTCGTCGGAGACACCCCGCTGCTCACGGCGGTCTCCTTCGATCACCTCCCCCTGGTGGCGTGGTTGCTCGATCGCGGCGCCGATCCCAACGCCCCGGTGGACGACGGGTACACCTGCCTGCTGACCGCGGTGGAGTCCGATTCGGCGGATTCGGTCTCGCTGGTGGACACGCTCCTCCGGGCGGGTGCGGACGTCAACGCCGCGGGCACGAACGGTTGGACGCCTCTGCACATGGCGGCCGCCCACGGCCACGTGCAGAAGGCTCGCCTGCTGATCGGCGCCGGCGCCGACGTCAACCGCCGGAAGGACATCGATGGCGAGGAGACGCCGCTGATGGAAGCGGCTCACGCCGGACGGGCCGGGGCCGTGTCGCTCCTGCTGGCGAGCGGGGCCGATGCCTCGTTGCGCGACACGGTGCACGGCCGGACCCCGCTGGACACGGCGAAATCCGCGGCCTGCGGGCTCGATCCGGGGGTGCTGAAGCTGATCGAATCGGAGTTCCCGCCCGGCAACGCCGCCGCGCTCCTGAGCGAGGCAGGCGTGCCGGCGGACGGCCTGGGGGAGATCGCGGAGGCGGTCGGGGCGTTGGACTTCCGGCAGATGTACCGCGACGCGACGCGGAAGCGGCTCGAGGAGGGCGATTTCGCCGCGGTGATCCGGATCCTGGAAGCGCACGCCGGATCGCTCGACGGCGGGGAGCGAAAGGGGGAGGATGCGTCCGGCTGCTCTTCGTGA
- a CDS encoding heparin lyase I family protein, with protein sequence MQLPRPWIVAAALALAGGVAAPPADAGRLFENTGENASVTTRDKPAWTGGLYKEDGNTHFINRIEGRGQRPSIRDSPRLSGQKSIRARVSRGGNDKKSRSEIYLVNPNQWYAGQTRYIGGAFYLPKWVDLHKDKWVIPLQVQQGPVGPIVAIELKPKTNDRNQFEWILSRRWGKGDKDGSDGYKNHRLGFLEKGKWHRFILKIKANHTGGGECRLYYKDGSRWKTISTYSGKLGNNWKNASNNDIDVHYGVYCKGGQHDDIEIFFDNMRFSTSFDGAKP encoded by the coding sequence ATGCAACTCCCTCGCCCCTGGATCGTCGCCGCTGCGCTCGCGCTGGCCGGTGGTGTCGCCGCGCCCCCCGCCGACGCGGGCCGGCTCTTCGAAAACACCGGGGAGAACGCCAGCGTCACGACGCGCGACAAGCCGGCGTGGACCGGCGGTCTCTACAAGGAAGACGGGAACACCCACTTCATCAACAGAATCGAGGGCCGCGGGCAGCGGCCGTCGATCCGCGACAGCCCGCGGCTGAGCGGCCAGAAGTCGATCCGCGCCCGCGTCAGCCGCGGCGGGAACGACAAGAAGTCGCGCAGCGAGATCTACCTCGTCAACCCCAACCAGTGGTACGCGGGGCAGACGCGGTACATCGGCGGTGCCTTCTACCTGCCCAAGTGGGTGGACCTGCACAAGGACAAGTGGGTCATCCCGCTGCAGGTGCAGCAGGGCCCGGTGGGCCCGATCGTCGCCATCGAGCTGAAGCCCAAGACCAACGACCGGAACCAGTTCGAGTGGATCCTCAGCCGCAGGTGGGGGAAGGGCGACAAGGACGGTAGCGACGGCTACAAGAACCACCGGCTCGGTTTCCTCGAGAAGGGCAAGTGGCACCGCTTCATCCTCAAGATCAAGGCGAACCACACCGGCGGGGGCGAGTGCCGGCTCTACTACAAGGACGGCAGCCGCTGGAAGACGATCAGCACGTACAGCGGCAAGCTCGGCAACAACTGGAAGAACGCCAGCAACAACGACATCGACGTGCACTACGGCGTCTACTGCAAGGGCGGTCAGCACGACGACATCGAGATCTTCTTCGACAACATGCGGTTCTCCACGAGCTTTGACGGCGCGAAGCCCTGA
- the carB gene encoding carbamoyl-phosphate synthase large subunit, with protein MPRRDDLKTILLIGSGPIVIGQGCEFDYSGTQACKALREEGYKVVLVNSNPATIMTDPQFADRTYIEPITPEAVTKIIEKHRGTELHIDALLPTLGGQTALNCACALFDDGTLTRLEVEMIGANREVIHRAEDREKFKQIVESIGLRCPEAHTAETLERAREILDVVGLPAIIRPAFTLGGTGGGIAYNRDEFDDIARRGLDASMNSQILIDRSLLGWKEYEMEVMRDHDDNAVIICCIENFDPMGVHTGDSITVAPAQTLSDKEYQRMRDASLAILRAVGVETGGSNVQFGVNPADGEMVVIEMNPRVSRSSALASKATGFPIAKIAAKLAVGYALWELPNDITGETVACFEPSIDYVVTKIPRWTFEKFPEADETLTTQMKSVGEGMSIGRTFKESLQKGIRSMEVKRFGLGLDAQDHWLAAEQGRGTTLAGAQRWPIDEGKLRRKLEVPSQGRMYYLRYAFKSGWSVDDVFQATKIDPWYLGQLKELVDFEDRLIAVDSLATLPRELLLEAKRLGYSDAQLAQLYLGDVEPKSVLEVRSRRKAEGVTPVYKLVDTCAAEFAAKTPYYYAAYEAPFTKVDGAGESGAVDADEVELTGKTKIVILGGGPNRIGQGIEFDYCCVQAAFAAQELGFEAVLVNSNPETVSTDYDTSDLLFFEPLTLEDVLNVCERVNGKPLGEAGGLLGGVVVQFGGQTPLNLAAGLEAAGVPIIGTGVDAIDLAEDRDRFAALCDELGVRQPDNGIARGIDEAVAIAERIGYPVLVRPSFVLGGRAMETVFDEEQLRRYMVDALGASDLAGQPILVDRFLFNATECDVDVVADFGTQSAGSPDPDAHPPRAVVAAVMEHIEEAGIHSGDSACTIPPHSLKPATVEEIKRLSRRMAERLRVRGLMNCQWAVQKDAASGEDQVYVIEVNPRASRTVPFVGKATGVGWANLAAKVMMGKQLGELGVVEEVDPAHHAVKESVFPFGKFPGVDVILGPEMRSTGECMGIDADFAVAFAKSQMAAGTFLPTGGLAFLSVRREDREAAAPVARKLIEQGFSLCGTGGTAAFLAGEGVEVRRIPKIIEGGRPNAIDLIKNRELALLINTPTRKGAGTDEGKLRATAVRYGVPMITTMTAATLAVDAITRLRADAWGVKSLQAYAADARASR; from the coding sequence ATGCCCCGCCGCGACGACCTCAAGACCATCCTCCTGATCGGCTCCGGACCGATCGTCATCGGCCAGGGCTGCGAGTTCGACTACTCGGGCACGCAGGCCTGCAAAGCCCTCCGGGAGGAGGGTTACAAGGTGGTGCTGGTCAACAGCAACCCGGCGACGATCATGACCGACCCGCAGTTCGCGGACCGGACCTACATCGAGCCCATCACCCCCGAGGCCGTCACCAAGATCATCGAGAAGCACCGGGGCACCGAGCTCCACATCGACGCCCTGCTGCCGACGCTGGGCGGCCAGACGGCGCTCAACTGCGCCTGCGCCCTCTTCGACGACGGGACGCTCACGCGGCTGGAGGTCGAGATGATCGGGGCCAACCGCGAGGTGATCCACCGGGCGGAGGACCGGGAAAAGTTCAAGCAGATCGTCGAGTCGATCGGGCTTCGGTGCCCCGAGGCGCACACGGCCGAGACGCTGGAGCGGGCCCGCGAGATCCTCGACGTGGTGGGCCTGCCGGCGATCATCCGCCCCGCCTTCACCCTCGGCGGCACCGGCGGGGGGATCGCCTACAACCGCGACGAGTTCGACGACATCGCCCGCCGCGGGCTCGACGCGTCGATGAACTCGCAGATCCTCATCGACCGCTCGCTCCTGGGCTGGAAGGAGTACGAGATGGAGGTGATGCGCGACCACGACGACAACGCGGTCATCATCTGCTGCATCGAAAACTTCGACCCCATGGGCGTGCACACCGGCGACTCGATCACCGTCGCCCCGGCGCAGACGCTCTCCGACAAGGAGTACCAACGCATGCGCGACGCGTCGCTGGCGATCCTCCGCGCGGTGGGCGTGGAGACCGGCGGCAGCAACGTGCAGTTCGGCGTGAATCCCGCCGACGGCGAGATGGTCGTCATCGAGATGAACCCGCGGGTCTCGCGCTCGTCGGCGCTGGCGAGCAAGGCCACCGGCTTCCCGATCGCGAAGATCGCGGCGAAGCTGGCCGTCGGCTACGCGCTCTGGGAGCTGCCCAACGACATCACCGGCGAGACCGTCGCGTGCTTCGAGCCGAGCATCGACTACGTCGTGACGAAGATCCCGCGCTGGACCTTCGAGAAGTTCCCCGAGGCCGACGAGACGCTGACCACGCAGATGAAGAGCGTCGGCGAGGGCATGTCCATCGGCCGGACCTTCAAGGAATCGCTGCAGAAGGGCATCCGCTCGATGGAGGTCAAGCGCTTCGGCCTCGGCCTCGACGCCCAGGACCACTGGCTGGCGGCCGAGCAGGGCCGCGGCACGACGCTGGCGGGAGCGCAGCGCTGGCCGATCGACGAGGGCAAGCTCCGCCGCAAGCTGGAGGTGCCCAGCCAGGGGCGGATGTACTACCTCCGCTACGCCTTCAAGAGCGGGTGGAGCGTAGACGACGTGTTCCAGGCGACGAAGATCGACCCCTGGTACCTCGGCCAGCTCAAGGAGCTCGTCGACTTCGAGGACCGCCTGATCGCGGTCGACTCGCTGGCCACGCTCCCGCGGGAGCTGCTCCTCGAGGCCAAGCGTCTCGGCTACTCCGACGCCCAGCTCGCGCAGCTCTACCTCGGCGACGTCGAGCCGAAGAGCGTGCTGGAGGTCCGGTCCCGCCGCAAGGCCGAGGGCGTCACGCCGGTCTACAAGCTGGTCGACACCTGCGCCGCCGAGTTCGCGGCGAAGACGCCGTACTACTACGCCGCCTACGAGGCGCCTTTCACGAAGGTGGACGGCGCCGGCGAGAGCGGAGCGGTCGACGCCGACGAGGTCGAGCTGACAGGCAAGACGAAGATCGTCATCCTCGGCGGCGGCCCCAACCGCATCGGCCAGGGCATCGAGTTCGACTACTGCTGCGTGCAGGCCGCCTTCGCCGCCCAGGAGCTGGGCTTCGAGGCGGTGCTGGTCAACAGCAACCCCGAGACCGTTTCCACCGATTACGACACCAGCGACCTGCTCTTCTTCGAGCCGCTGACGCTGGAGGACGTGCTCAACGTGTGCGAGCGCGTCAACGGCAAGCCGCTGGGTGAAGCCGGCGGGCTGCTCGGGGGCGTGGTCGTGCAGTTCGGCGGCCAGACGCCGCTGAACCTCGCCGCCGGGCTGGAAGCCGCCGGCGTGCCGATCATCGGCACCGGCGTCGACGCCATCGACCTCGCCGAGGACCGCGACCGCTTCGCCGCGCTCTGCGACGAGCTCGGCGTCCGCCAGCCCGACAACGGCATCGCCCGCGGCATCGACGAGGCCGTCGCCATCGCCGAGCGCATCGGCTACCCGGTGCTCGTCCGCCCCAGCTTCGTGCTCGGCGGCCGGGCGATGGAGACCGTCTTCGACGAGGAGCAGCTGCGGCGCTACATGGTCGACGCGCTGGGCGCCAGCGACCTCGCGGGCCAGCCGATCCTGGTCGACCGCTTCCTCTTCAACGCCACCGAGTGCGACGTCGACGTGGTCGCCGACTTCGGGACCCAGTCCGCGGGCTCGCCGGACCCCGACGCCCACCCGCCCCGCGCCGTCGTCGCCGCGGTGATGGAGCACATCGAGGAGGCGGGCATCCACTCCGGCGACTCGGCGTGCACGATCCCCCCGCACTCGTTGAAGCCCGCGACCGTCGAGGAGATCAAGCGCCTCTCGCGCCGCATGGCCGAGCGTCTTCGCGTCCGCGGGCTGATGAACTGCCAGTGGGCGGTGCAGAAGGACGCCGCCTCCGGGGAAGACCAAGTCTACGTGATCGAGGTGAACCCGCGGGCGTCCCGCACGGTGCCCTTCGTGGGCAAGGCGACCGGCGTGGGCTGGGCGAACCTCGCGGCCAAGGTGATGATGGGCAAGCAGCTCGGGGAGCTCGGCGTGGTCGAGGAGGTCGACCCGGCGCACCACGCCGTCAAGGAGAGCGTCTTCCCCTTCGGCAAGTTTCCCGGCGTCGACGTCATCCTCGGCCCGGAGATGCGGTCCACCGGCGAGTGCATGGGCATCGACGCCGACTTCGCCGTCGCCTTCGCCAAGAGCCAGATGGCCGCCGGGACCTTCCTCCCCACCGGCGGGCTCGCCTTCCTCTCGGTCCGCCGCGAGGACCGCGAGGCCGCCGCTCCGGTGGCGAGGAAGCTCATCGAGCAGGGCTTCTCGCTCTGCGGCACCGGCGGCACCGCCGCCTTCCTCGCCGGGGAGGGCGTGGAGGTCCGCCGGATCCCCAAGATCATCGAGGGCGGCCGGCCCAACGCGATCGACCTCATCAAGAACCGCGAGCTGGCCCTGCTCATCAACACGCCGACGCGCAAGGGCGCCGGCACCGACGAGGGCAAGCTCCGCGCCACCGCCGTCCGCTACGGCGTCCCGATGATCACGACGATGACGGCCGCCACGCTCGCCGTCGACGCCATCACGCGGCTGCGGGCGGACGCGTGGGGCGTCAAGAGCCTGCAGGCGTACGCGGCGGACGCTCGAGCGAGCCGGTGA
- a CDS encoding ThiF family adenylyltransferase, which translates to MPATPPSRPRHARQARLPGVGDAGQGRLAGSSVLIAGVGALGGVLAETLCRAGVGRLVLVDRDVVEESNLQRQILFTEADARDGRPKALAAAERLRAIDPLVAVEAHAVDLTSANAEALCGVRGGGRRVGCIADGLDHFATRFLLDDVSVKHAIPYAYGGAVGTAGTAFCLLPRTATRQTPWEIAGIATPTLRELVPEPPAAGAVPTCDTAGVLGPLIHHVAGYQAAEVLKVLLGDWPAVNPKLWHVDLWGNRSGHLDVAALVPEHPRTAFDFLENAPRSAAAVLCGRGAVQVSPAPGTPAPVLPAVAASLPAGTEILRTNEHLLRFVTPAGGPEEFTLFADGRCLVRGTGDPARARVLVARLLGG; encoded by the coding sequence GTGCCCGCCACCCCCCCATCGCGCCCGCGTCACGCCCGGCAGGCCCGGCTGCCCGGCGTGGGCGACGCCGGGCAAGGCCGCCTCGCCGGGAGCAGCGTGCTCATCGCCGGCGTCGGGGCGCTCGGCGGGGTCCTCGCCGAGACGCTCTGCCGGGCCGGCGTGGGCCGCCTCGTGCTCGTCGACCGCGACGTCGTCGAGGAGAGCAACCTCCAGCGGCAGATCCTCTTCACCGAGGCGGACGCCCGCGACGGCCGCCCCAAGGCGCTCGCCGCCGCCGAGCGGCTGCGGGCGATCGACCCCTTGGTCGCGGTCGAGGCGCACGCCGTCGATCTCACCTCCGCCAACGCCGAAGCCCTCTGCGGCGTGCGCGGCGGCGGCCGGAGGGTCGGCTGCATCGCCGACGGCCTGGATCACTTCGCCACGCGTTTCCTGCTGGACGACGTCTCCGTCAAGCACGCGATCCCCTACGCGTACGGCGGCGCCGTCGGCACCGCCGGCACGGCGTTCTGCCTGCTCCCCCGCACCGCGACGCGCCAGACGCCTTGGGAAATCGCCGGCATCGCCACCCCTACGCTCCGCGAGCTGGTTCCCGAACCCCCCGCCGCCGGGGCCGTGCCCACCTGCGACACCGCCGGCGTGCTCGGCCCGCTGATCCACCACGTCGCCGGCTACCAGGCCGCCGAGGTGCTCAAGGTGCTGCTGGGCGACTGGCCCGCGGTGAACCCGAAGCTCTGGCACGTCGATCTGTGGGGCAACCGCTCCGGCCACCTCGACGTCGCCGCCCTCGTGCCCGAGCATCCGCGGACCGCGTTCGATTTCCTCGAAAACGCGCCGCGGTCCGCGGCCGCCGTCCTCTGCGGCCGCGGCGCCGTGCAGGTCAGCCCCGCCCCGGGCACGCCCGCCCCGGTGCTCCCCGCCGTCGCCGCGAGTCTGCCGGCAGGCACCGAGATCCTCCGCACGAACGAGCACCTCCTCCGGTTCGTCACGCCCGCGGGAGGCCCCGAAGAGTTCACCCTCTTCGCCGACGGCCGCTGCCTCGTGCGCGGAACGGGCGATCCGGCCCGGGCCCGGGTCCTCGTGGCCCGTTTGCTCGGGGGGTGA